From the Scophthalmus maximus strain ysfricsl-2021 chromosome 11, ASM2237912v1, whole genome shotgun sequence genome, one window contains:
- the ppp2r1bb gene encoding serine/threonine-protein phosphatase 2A 65 kDa regulatory subunit A beta isoform, translated as MAGADGDDSLYPIAVLIDELRNEDVQLRLNSIKKLSTIALALGVERTRTELLPFLTDTIYDEDEVLLALAEQLGNFTMLVGGPEYVHCLLPPLESLATVEETVVRDKAVESLRKISQEHSPVDLEVHFEPLVKRLASGDWFTSRTSACGLFSVCYPRVSSTVKAEIRQHFRTLCSDDTPMVRRAAASKLGEFAKVLELDYIKSDIISLFTALASDEQDSVRLLAVEACVSIATLLPQEDLETLVMPTLRQAAEDKSWRVRYMVADKFSELQKAVGPEITKNDLVPAFQNLLKDCEAEVRAAAANKVKEFCENLPEDNREQIIMTHILPCVKELVSDTNQHVKSALASVIMGLSTILGKDNTIEHLLPLFLAQLKDECPEVRLNIISNLDCVNEVIGIRQLSQSLLPAIVELAEDAKWRVRLAIIEYMPLLAGQLGVEFFDEKLNTLCMAWLIDHVYAIREAATCNLMKLVEKFGAEWAQNTIVPKVLGMANDPNYLHRMTTLFCINALSEACGQDITTKQMLPVVLKMSNDQVANVRFNVAKSLQKIGPVLDSNALQAEVKPVLEKLATDTDMDVKYFAQEAISVLALA; from the exons ATGGCAGGAGCTGATGGAGACGACTCTCTCTACCCAATCGCCGTTCTCATTGACGAACTGCGAAATGAGGACGTTCAG CTGCGACTGAACAGCATTAAGAAGCTGTCCACAATTGCTCTGGCCCTTGGAGTTGAAAGGACTCGCACCGAactccttcccttcctcacaG ACACCATctatgatgaagatgaagttcTCCTGGCCTTGGCGGAGCAGCTTGGCAATTTCACTATGTTGGTGGGAGGGCCGGAGTATGTCCACTGCCTCCTG CCTCCTCTGGAGAGTCTAGCTACAGTGGAAGAAACGGTAGTCAGAGACAAAGCTGTGGAGTCTCTGCGGAAGATTTCTCAGGAGCACTCTCCAGTTGACCTGGAGGTCCATTTTGAGCCCTTGGTCAAGCGTCTGGCCAGTGGTGACTGGTTCACTTCTCGCACATCTGCGTGTGGCCTCTTCAGTGTGTGTTATCCTCGTGTCTCCAGCACTGTCAAGGCTGAGATCCGTCA GCATTTCCGCACCTTGTGTTCAGATGATACTCCTATGGTGCGCCGTGCTGCAGCGTCTAAACTTGGGGAATTTGCCAAAGTTCTGGAGCTGGATTATATTAAAAGTGACATTATTTCCCTCTTCACTGCTCTGGCCTCTGACGAGCAG GACTCAGTGCGGCTGCTTGCAGTGGAGGCTTGTGTCAGCATTGCCACCCTGCTGCCTCAGGAGGACCTGGAGACTTTAGTGATGCCAACCCTGCGCCAGGCTGCAGAGGACAAGTCCTGGAGGGTTCGCTACATGGTGGCTGACAAGTTCTCTGAA CTCCAGAAGGCAGTTGGTCCGGAGATCACCAAGAACGATCTGGTCCCAGCCTTCCAGAATCTACTCAAGGACTGTGAAGCTGAGGTCCGTGCGGCCGCAGCCAACAAAGTCAAAG AATTCTGCGAAAACCTCCCAGAGGACAATCGTGAGCAAATCATCATGACTCACATTCTGCCCTGTGtcaag GAACTCGTTTCAGACACCAACCAGCATGTGAAATCTGCCCTGGCTTCAGTCATCATGGGCCTTTCGACCATCCTGGGCAAGGACAACACAATAGAGCACTTACTGCCTCTCTTCCTGGCTCAGCTTAAGGACGAG TGCCCCGAGGTGCGTCTCAACATCATCTCCAATCTAGACTGTGTGAACGAAGTGATTGGCATCCGTCAGCTCTCCCAGTCCCTGCTACCGGCCATAGTGGAGTTGGCAGAGGACGCAAAGTGGAGGGTCCGCCTAGCCATCATAGAGTACATGCCCCTGTTGGCAGGGCAGCTG GGAGTGGAATTCTTTGATGAGAAGCTCAACACCCTGTGTATGGCCTGGCTCATCGACCACG TGTATGCCATTCGCGAGGCGGCCACCTGCAATCTGATGAAGCTGGTGGAGAAGTTTGGAGCCGAGTGGGCTCAGAACACCATCGTGCCCAAAGTGCTGGGCATGGCGAACGACCCCAACTACCTTCACAGGATGACCACTCTGTTCTGCATCAAT GCTCTGTCAGAGGCCTGTGGCCAGGACATCACCACCAAGCAGATGCTCCCAGTGGTGCTCAAGATGTCCAACGACCAGGTGGCCAACGTGCGCTTCAACGTAGCCAAGTCCCTTCAGAAGATCGGCCCTGTTCTCGACAGcaa TGCCCTTCAGGCGGAGGTGAAGCCGGTGCTGGAGAAACtggccacagacacagacatggaTGTCAAGTACTTTGCCCAGGAGGCGATCAGTG TTCTGGCCCTTGCATAA
- the med29 gene encoding mediator of RNA polymerase II transcription subunit 29, translated as MASQQQQLQPGGPMSQPGLQQSASIQQQQQQLSQQQDFDPVHRFKMLIPQLKESLQNLMKIASLNLAHNTSIDNGIKSSDASVQRFDKSLEEFYALCDQLELCLRLAYECLSQSIDSAKHSPNLVPTATKPDTVQTESMSYTQYLGMIKSQISCAKDIHNALLECSKKIAGKGQPQGIL; from the exons ATGGcgtcccagcagcagcagctccagcccGGCGGACCGATGTCTCAGCCCGGACTACAACAGTCCGCctcaatacagcagcagcagcagcagctgagtcaGCAGCAGGACTTTGACCCGGTCCACAGATTCAAGATGCTCATTCCGCAGCTGAAGGAGAGTCTGCAG aatcTAATGAAGATCGCATCCCTGAATCTGGCCCACAACACGTCAATTGACAACGGCAT CAAAAGCAGCGACGCCTCTGTCCAACGCTTTGACAAGAGCCTGGAGGAGTTTTATGCCCTTTGCGATCAACTGGAGCTGTGTTTG CGGCTGGCCTACGAGTGCCTTTCCCAGAGCATCGACAGTGCCAAACATTCACCCAACCTGGTCCCGACGGCCACCAAGCCAGACACGGTGCAGACGGAGTCCATGTCCTACACCCAGTATCTCGGCATGATCAAGTCTCAGATCTCCTGCGCCAAAGATATCCACAACGCTCTGCTGGAGTGTTCCAAGAAGATCGCGGGGAAGGGACAGCCTCAGGGAATCTTGTAA